The genomic interval CGTATATCCTCAGGAAGGCCCTCTTGACCTCATCACCCTCCAGTACCACCTCTATGCTGCCGTGACCCTCCACCCTCGCCAGATGCTCAACGGAGATCTCCCTCATGAGATCACCCCTCCAAACCCAACAACTTGGCCACATCCTTGTACCTGGCTCCGAACATGCTCATAAGGTCCAGCACGGTCTTTCTGTCATAGCCCTTCTTCAGGAGAACCTCGAGCTCCCCGCTCACGTTGGCCTCATCCCTGAGCGGGCCCCTGCAGCCTATGCAGGCGGTGTTGTAGGATGGGCACCTCGCATCGCAGCCGGCAACGGTAACGGGTCCGAGGCAGGGCAGCCCCCTCTCGACTATGAGGCAGGGTATCTCCCTGACCTTGCACTCCACGCACACCGGGTAGTCCGGGAGGACCGGCCTGACCTCCCTGACCAGATCTATGAGGAGCTCCGCGAACTCCCTCCCCTCTATCGGGCATCCCTGGAGCTCGTAATCGACCTGAACCACCTCGGAGAGACCCTTGTGCTCTCCTAGAAAACCATATAGGTTCTCATCAGTTCCATATACTGATCTCATGAGGTCCCTCCAGTCGGTCCCGCTAGTCGAGGCCTGTATCCCTCCCCAAACTGCGCAGTCCCCTATGGCTACCAGAATCTTGCTCTTCCTCCTTATCTCCTCCAAGTACTCCAGGTCCTTCTTCGTCGTGACGGAGCCCTCCACGAATGCTATGTCCACCTTTCCAGGTAGCTCAACGCTGCTGGCCAGCTTGAATTCCACTATCTCGACCAGGCCCAGCAGGTCGAGAAGCTGATCCTCCATGCCGAGTATCGTCAGGTACTCCCCCTGACAACCCGTCAGGGAATAGAAACCGGCTCTGGGCTTCTCCATTCAGATCGCCCCCCTTATCGAGAGCACATCGAAGTAGGAGAAGACAGGTCCGTCCTTGCAGACGTAGGTTATCGAGGTCGCCCCTCCGATTATGCAGTGACCGCACTTGCCGACGCCGCACCTCATCCTCCTCTCCAGCGTCACGTAAACCTTCCTGGGCGAGAAGCCCCTCCTATCGAGCTCCCTGAGCACGAACCTGTACATCACCGGAGGGCCGCAAACCACCGCATAGGTGTTCTTAGGATCGAGGTATCTGTCGGCTAGCTCGAAGAGCACCGTCACGACTCCCTTCCTGACACGCTCCGGGTTCCTCCTCATCAGCTCCTCGTAGAAGGGGTCATCCTTCTCGAAGGATATGAAGGACCTGAAGCCGGAATCCCGCTCGAAGGGCTCCAGGACCTCCTCCCTGAACAGGGTCTCCTCGTAGCTCTTGACGCCGTAGAGGAGGTTCACGTCCCCGTACCTCTCCCTCCTGTCGAGCACGTACTGGAGCACTCCCCTCAGCGGGGCCATGCCGAGACCGCCCGCTATGAGGAGGACGTCGCTTCCCTCCATCTCCTCCACCGGGAACCAGTTGCCGAAGGGCCCCCTCAAACCCACCACATCCCCCCTTCTCAGCCTGTGGAGCGCGTTCGTAACCCTTCCCACCCTCCTGACGAGGAGCTCCAGGGGACCGGGTCTCGTCTGGGATCTGCATATTGAGATCGTGGTTTCACCGACGCCGTACACGCTCAGCTGGACGAA from Candidatus Korarchaeota archaeon NZ13-K carries:
- a CDS encoding hydrogenase; translation: MEKPRAGFYSLTGCQGEYLTILGMEDQLLDLLGLVEIVEFKLASSVELPGKVDIAFVEGSVTTKKDLEYLEEIRRKSKILVAIGDCAVWGGIQASTSGTDWRDLMRSVYGTDENLYGFLGEHKGLSEVVQVDYELQGCPIEGREFAELLIDLVREVRPVLPDYPVCVECKVREIPCLIVERGLPCLGPVTVAGCDARCPSYNTACIGCRGPLRDEANVSGELEVLLKKGYDRKTVLDLMSMFGARYKDVAKLLGLEG
- a CDS encoding cytochrome-c3 hydrogenase subunit gamma; its protein translation is MELQEEQFVPKPAEILDIREMTSIERLFSLRFLDEEYERSFRYMPGQFVQLSVYGVGETTISICRSQTRPGPLELLVRRVGRVTNALHRLRRGDVVGLRGPFGNWFPVEEMEGSDVLLIAGGLGMAPLRGVLQYVLDRRERYGDVNLLYGVKSYEETLFREEVLEPFERDSGFRSFISFEKDDPFYEELMRRNPERVRKGVVTVLFELADRYLDPKNTYAVVCGPPVMYRFVLRELDRRGFSPRKVYVTLERRMRCGVGKCGHCIIGGATSITYVCKDGPVFSYFDVLSIRGAI